From a single Brassica oleracea var. oleracea cultivar TO1000 chromosome C5, BOL, whole genome shotgun sequence genomic region:
- the LOC106344744 gene encoding uncharacterized protein LOC106344744, translating into MVQEWDPGIRGEIWNRKKIYYNGQIGKIWNRGGDMGIWIFGNTVSLWGIESDWGPQKVRDLTRYTSKLCYSLCDDEDHCPLNPKSPVKKKDSKEETVSRIDDRARSYKGDVIYGDVSHQEKDQRGYYGKGKGKMYGEQDTKWVQVPERGSRSYSSYRSSNKGDEGSARHRSSRWEQSRNQTQEERDRMHRDSRRERNYFGLLGFYFIFMDLYWRCIISFLELWIMEGDRHEFCVLVFWIIRFLLRLVLKQILDLASSNQVQCQFGTWVYWFANRCSGIMSIASIFYGFVWVRVGLLFGCCGFGLFELWNKIYCFEYGIWYLRLQSVNLIFWIMMNCAFVDGQSRVLGCYDWINGYIWFMGFWFMLKTYRTVSQLSLLQLVSLNQLQIRELELRKAFWTVQVLLWDGSGLRYIMTILSTLRMFLVVISGGRRRFGIVHKRFSHGVCLFQGTISVWCYFILTMASKKSSTILALHGYGQIMFILILLMSGKGGCSYSVNVAMVQRSERFCKDSTATKDLPSNGNNKGIIMVLQNLLVLTDWFFLFFLLFWRRGLQGIIKPKLASSWELFIYIFLI; encoded by the exons ATGGTGCAAGAATGGGATCCGGGTATCCGTGGGGAAATCTGGAATCGCAAAAAGATCTATTATAATGGCCAGATCGGGAAGATATGGAATAGGGGAGGAGATATGGGAATATGGATTTTCGGAAATACAGTGAGTTTGTGGGGGATCGAATCGGATTGGGGTCCTCAAAAAGTGAGAGATTTAACAAGATACACAAG CAAGCTCTGTTACAGTCTATGCGACGACGAAGATCACTGTCCCCTGAATCCTAAGAGCCCCGTAAAGAAGAAGGACAGCAAGGAGGAGACTGTGAGCAGGATAGATGATCGTGCAAGGAGCTATAAAGGAGATGTGATCTATGGTGATGTGAGCCACCAGGAGAAAGATCAGAGGGGTTACTATGGTAAAGGGAAAGGAAAAATGTACGGGGAGCAAGACACAAAGTGGGTTCAAGTTCCTGAAAGAGGGAGCAGGAGTTACTCATCTTATCGCAGTAGCAACAAGGGTGATGAGGGAAGCGCAAGGCATAGAAGCTCTCGCTGGGAGCAGTCCAGAAATCAAACGCAGGAAGAGAGGGACCGGATGCATCGTGATTCAAGACGTGAGAGGAATTATTTTGGTTTGCTTGGTTTCTACTTCATCTTTATGGATCTTTATTGGCGATGTATTATTAGCTTTCTTGAACTTTGGATCATGGAAGGAGATCGACATGAGTTTTGTGTTTTGGTTTTTTGGATTATAAGGTTTTTGTTAAGGCTTGTTCTGAAGCAGATACTGGACTTGGCCTCATCAAACCAAGTACAGTGTCAGTTTGGAACTTGGGTTTATTGGTTTGCAAATAGGTGCTCAGGAATAATGAGCATTGCTAGCATTTTTTACGGGTTTGTTTGGGTCAGGGTGGGGTTACTATTTGGGTGTTGTGGTTTTGGCTTATTTGAATTATGGAATAAAATTTACTGTTTTGAATATGGTATTTGGTATCTGAGACTGCAGAGTGTTAACTTAATCTTTTGGATAATGATGAATTGTGCTTTTGTTGATGGTCAATCTCGGGTTCTGGGATGTTATGACTGGATAAATGGTTACATATGGTTTATGGGTTTCTGGTTTATGCTCAAGACGTATAGAACTGTGTCACAATTGTCATTACTACAACTGGTCTCTTTAAACCAGTTGCAGATAAGAGAATTGGAACTGAGGAAAGCTTTCTGGACAGTACAGGTTTTGTTATGGGATGGTAGTGGTCTACGCTATATCATGACAATATTAAGTACTTTACGAATGTTCTTGGTCGTAATAAGCGGTGGGAGGAGGCGCTTTGGGATAGTTCACAAGAGGTTCTCTCATGGTGTTTGTTTATTTCAGGGCACAATTAGTGTTTGGTGTTATTTTATTTTGACTATGGCATCGAAAAAGAGTTCTACAATATTAGCACTCCACGGCTACGGACAGATAATGTTTATACTTATTTTACTTATGTCGGGAAAAGGGGGCTGTTCTTATTCTGTTAATGTTGCTATGGTACAAAGGTCTGAGAGGTTTTGCAAGGACAGTACGGCCACTAAAGACTTACCATCGAATGGAAATAATAAAGGGATTATTATGGTTTTGCAAAATTTATTAGTATTGACAGATTGGTTTTTTCTGTTTTTTCTGTTGTTTTGGCGGAGGGGTCTTCAGGGTATCATTAAACCCAAATTAGCCAGCTCTTGGGAACTTTTTATATATATTTTTTTAATATGA
- the LOC106344746 gene encoding thionin-like protein 2, with protein sequence MFIIVIVNFVVQTEAQAQAYPFRSCFPGCIVSCAIEKKFPTGLMCPFTCFMTCLPPPTSNIVSPPSQMISANEKIDHNDFYCKLGCATHHCLPLSSLQNPNVEKVVDCVDSCSDRCSNKN encoded by the exons ATGTTCATTATAGTCATTGTGAACTTTGTCGTTCAAACAGAAGCTCAAGCTCAAGCTTATCCTTTTAGAAGTTGTTTCCCAGGTTGTATTGTGAGTTGTGCCATTGAGAAGAAGTTTCCAACTGGTTTGATGTGTCCATTCACTTGTTTCATGACTTGTCTTCCTCCTCCAACATCAAATATTGTTTCTCCTCCTTCTCAAATGATTTCGGCAAACGAAAAAATTGATCATAATGATTTTTACTGTAAACTTGGTTGTGCTACTCATCATTGTCTTCCTCTTTCTTCTCTCCAAAATCCCA ATGTAGAAAAAGTTGTGGACTGTGTCGATTCATGCTCAGACAGGTGCTCCAACAAGAACTAG
- the LOC106344745 gene encoding uncharacterized protein LOC106344745 — MADLLQKAIQAMSLDEEEPLTLPDSPRFRVMDETQLSLMGPLLNPDCQSVTKMIEYMPTAWRVYGIVRGIALSRDRFQFVFQREEDLLTVLKDRPWSYNHWTMVLERWTSNPPQNFLQSLDVWIRIRHIPAIFFTTETMHKLASEVGVVEVIAYDPKVSHTKEYIRALVHFDTNNPAKATRKLNVPEGGTVTIEFEYEKIHKRCFHCLRLTHEKFRCPLLKRGVPRETKMVGAQKLQLGGPIIKEPVDGPPGFPVLFPELSKEDRKMAMLYISHSDETERLARIERVRQGIEENKAASSIHMTRITKELDKGKGHVYSYTELLQAQHCTPSAKSKEVSRQIRDDKSDDESESSASKVPARSAPMLLLGSGFQLGPSSEGRVHGNVGANKIQRRRPSSWKRRNAGKGLVAGASQPIPQTSDHTLSSKRKVVSSIQIAETKNKKLSDPTVASVLKPLPP, encoded by the coding sequence ATGGCTGATCTGTTGCAAAAAGCGATCCAAGCGATGTCTTTGGATGAGGAGGAACCATTGACCTTGCCGGATAGTCCACGATTCAGAGTGATGGATGAGACCCAGTTGAGTTTAATGGGTCCCTTGCTTAATCCGGACTGTCAATCTGTGACAAAAATGATTGAGTATATGCCAACGGCCTGGAGAGTATACGGCATAGTTCGTGGCATTGCGCTGTCACGGGATCGATTCCAATTTGTATTCCAACGGGAGGAGGATCTATTGACAGTGCTAAAAGATAGGCCGTGGTCCTACAATCACTGGACTATGGTGTTGGAACGGTGGACCTCTAATCCCCCACAAAACTTCTTGCAGTCTTTGGATGTCTGGATCCGTATTCGTCATATACCGGCGATTTTCTTCACGACAGAGACAATGCATAAACTGGCTTCGGAGGTGGGAGTTGTTGAAGTGATTGCATACGACCCAAAGGTGTCCCACACTAAGGAGTATATTCGTGCTTTGGTTCACTTTGATACCAACAACCCAGCGAAAGCAACGCGTAAACTCAATGTTCCAGAAGGTGGAACTGTTACTATTGAGTTTGAATATGAAAAAATTCATAAACGTTGCTTCCATTGTCTGCGACTTACCCATGAAAAGTTTAGATGTCCCCTACTGAAGAGAGGAGTTCCCAGAGAAACTAAGATGGTGGGTGCGCAGAAACTGCAACTTGGTGGTCCGATCATTAAGGAACCAGTTGATGGCCCGCCTGGGTTCCCGGTTTTGTTTCCTGAGCTCTCAAAGGAGGATCGCAAAATGGCTATGCTTTACATCTCTCACTCAGATGAAACGGAACGACTGGCTCGCATTGAAAGAGTTAGACAAGGAATTGAAGAGAATAAAGCAGCTTCTTCTATACATATGACGCGAATCACAAAGGAGCTTGACAAAGGGAAAGGTCATGTGTATTCTTACACTGAGCTCCTCCAGGCGCAGCATTGTACGCCATCTGCTAAGTCAAAAGAAGTTTCTCGGCAGATACGAGATGATAAGAGTGATGATGAGTCGGAGTCTTCTGCTTCGAAAGTCCCAGCTCGTTCAGCACCTATGCTCTTGTTGGGGTCGGGTTTTCAGCTTGGCCCTTCTTCGGAGGGGCGAGTCCATGGGAATGTTGGAGCAAACAAGATTCAGAGGAGACGTCCTTCTTCTTGGAAGAGAAGGAATGCAGGGAAAGGTTTGGTTGCAGGAGCTTCTCAGCCTATTCCACAGACTTCGGACCATACTTTGAGCTCAAAGAGGAAAGTTGTGTCCTCTATACAGATTGCAGAAACCAAAAACAAGAAACTTTCAGATCCTACGGTGGCTTCCGTATTGAAGCCGCTGCCTCCCTAA